From Alcaligenes faecalis, the proteins below share one genomic window:
- a CDS encoding type II toxin-antitoxin system HipA family toxin — MNGLFVGKWHKPARGPSQLSYAPDWIAHPQGRPLSLSLPFTFNNEAFRGEVVDNYFDNLLPDNPEIRQRIASRFKTRSLETFALLEAIGRDAAGAVQLLPENSPAPEIHTLTARPLTESDVAEHLRGTLTARQDLAPEDFRFSLAGAQEKTALLWHQGQWHIPQGSTPSSHIFKLPLGLAGNVRFDLSHSVENEWLCMELLKELGLNVAHTQIGQFEDQKVLIVERFDRVWSRHGHLIRLPHEDLLQASGLPSHAKYESDGGPGIHTIMQVLSGSSNALADRQAFFKTLLVFYLLAAPDGHAKNFSLAIEPGGYFRLAPLYDVLSAWPWVGTKQNQCPIQRVKMAMALRTSNTRYKMQEVLLRHWLAVGKTYIGQQATESLIGDLHQLVEPAIQNVSARLPAHFPEHIKDAIFQGLRSNLQRLK, encoded by the coding sequence ATGAATGGTCTCTTCGTTGGAAAGTGGCATAAGCCTGCCCGCGGCCCATCACAACTTAGCTACGCGCCAGACTGGATCGCCCATCCACAAGGCCGGCCGCTGTCTCTATCCCTGCCCTTTACATTCAACAATGAAGCATTTCGTGGCGAGGTCGTAGACAACTACTTTGACAATCTGCTCCCCGACAATCCCGAGATTCGCCAACGTATCGCCTCCCGCTTCAAAACCCGCTCGCTGGAAACGTTTGCCTTGCTGGAAGCAATAGGTCGGGATGCTGCTGGTGCCGTGCAACTTCTGCCGGAGAACTCTCCAGCGCCGGAGATTCACACCCTCACGGCCCGTCCTCTTACCGAAAGTGACGTTGCCGAACATTTGCGCGGCACACTTACCGCCCGCCAGGACCTGGCCCCCGAAGACTTTCGTTTTTCGCTGGCAGGTGCCCAGGAAAAAACGGCCCTGCTATGGCATCAAGGCCAATGGCACATTCCCCAGGGATCGACACCCAGCTCACACATCTTCAAACTACCCTTGGGATTGGCGGGCAATGTCCGCTTTGATCTGAGCCACTCGGTGGAAAACGAATGGCTCTGCATGGAGCTGCTCAAAGAACTGGGCTTGAATGTCGCCCACACACAAATTGGCCAGTTTGAAGATCAAAAGGTTCTCATCGTGGAGCGCTTTGACCGTGTCTGGAGCCGTCATGGTCATTTGATACGCCTGCCCCATGAAGACCTGTTACAGGCAAGCGGTTTGCCCTCGCATGCCAAATACGAATCCGACGGTGGCCCTGGCATCCATACCATCATGCAGGTCTTATCCGGCTCGTCCAATGCTCTGGCTGACCGACAGGCTTTCTTCAAAACCTTGTTGGTCTTCTACTTGCTGGCCGCCCCAGATGGCCATGCCAAAAACTTCAGTCTGGCCATAGAACCTGGCGGCTACTTCCGTCTGGCACCACTTTACGATGTGCTCTCGGCCTGGCCTTGGGTAGGCACAAAACAAAATCAATGCCCTATTCAGCGCGTCAAAATGGCGATGGCACTACGCACCAGCAATACTCGCTACAAGATGCAGGAAGTGCTTCTCAGGCATTGGCTTGCCGTAGGAAAAACCTATATAGGACAGCAAGCCACTGAATCCTTGATCGGAGACCTTCACCAGCTTGTGGAGCCAGCCATTCAAAATGTCTCGGCACGATTGCCAGCGCATTTCCCTGAACACATCAAAGACGCCATCTTCCAGGGCCTACGCAGCAACTTGCAGCGTTTGAAATAA
- a CDS encoding helix-turn-helix domain-containing protein, whose translation MPTRLDAIALHSPEQMPKLIRSLRKRKGWSQIELADKLNTTQQAISRMENDASGLSLKNLFSVLAVLEAKISIIDAHEPDKPESMEW comes from the coding sequence ATGCCAACAAGACTAGACGCCATTGCACTGCACAGCCCGGAGCAAATGCCCAAGCTCATCCGCTCGTTGCGCAAGCGCAAAGGCTGGAGTCAGATAGAGCTGGCAGACAAGCTGAACACAACGCAGCAAGCCATTTCGCGCATGGAAAATGACGCGTCTGGCCTATCGCTTAAAAACCTGTTTTCGGTTCTGGCCGTCCTGGAAGCCAAGATCTCCATTATTGACGCTCACGAGCCTGACAAACCTGAATCTATGGAGTGGTGA
- the flgN gene encoding flagellar export chaperone FlgN — MSLQTCLADQHQALLDFEQLLVEENTLLLRSFEPQELAQITLRKYQLVERIEQLDQARAQLLQARELENNLQGLRYAAEEDELEQELEQLIELSEKVRNASDNNRILVDTFLIDTQQNLDALEAFTGRNTFYDASGKTQNTQSSLSLKV; from the coding sequence ATGTCTTTGCAAACCTGTCTTGCCGATCAACACCAGGCCCTGCTGGATTTCGAGCAGCTGCTGGTAGAAGAAAACACCCTGCTGCTGCGCAGCTTCGAGCCACAAGAACTGGCCCAGATCACACTGCGCAAATACCAGCTGGTTGAACGTATCGAACAACTGGACCAGGCCCGCGCCCAGCTCCTGCAAGCGCGTGAACTGGAAAACAACCTCCAGGGCCTGCGCTACGCGGCTGAAGAGGACGAACTGGAACAAGAGCTGGAACAGTTGATCGAGCTGAGCGAGAAGGTGCGCAACGCCAGCGACAACAACCGCATTCTGGTTGATACCTTTTTGATCGATACCCAGCAAAACCTGGACGCCCTGGAAGCCTTCACCGGCCGCAATACCTTTTATGACGCCTCCGGCAAAACTCAGAATACCCAGTCTTCCTTGAGTTTGAAGGTATAG
- the flgM gene encoding flagellar biosynthesis anti-sigma factor FlgM has product MKISPSPLKTPLAETSAAERSTASNRARQAYNNSSSTNEVDFSAAARQLNSLQDSSADVDMKKVEALREAIAAGELKIDTSRIADSLIASVRDLLK; this is encoded by the coding sequence GTGAAGATCAGCCCCTCCCCCCTCAAGACCCCCCTTGCTGAAACCTCTGCCGCAGAACGCAGCACGGCGTCCAATCGTGCGCGTCAAGCGTACAACAACAGCAGCAGCACCAACGAAGTGGACTTCAGCGCTGCAGCCCGCCAGCTCAATTCGCTGCAAGACAGCAGCGCCGATGTAGACATGAAAAAAGTCGAGGCCTTGCGCGAGGCCATTGCAGCAGGCGAGCTCAAAATTGATACCAGTCGGATCGCCGACTCCCTGATTGCCTCCGTGCGCGATCTTCTCAAGTAA
- the flgA gene encoding flagellar basal body P-ring formation chaperone FlgA, whose amino-acid sequence MTLYRLLICACLFTVGATASVRAQESVQALSVQAMQEQAQDYLLKQAQMYPGIATITLDASRLNAMPACTQNQVFLPSGQRLRSRMSVGVRCLSPQSWSTSIAATLSIQGHYYVTNRRINPGETINQDDLIEREGDLLALANGVVIDPEQIIGYVASQRIPLGNAIRASALRDPQSITRGQMVRTVARGMGFVATGEGQALQSGAPGTQIQIKASSGQVISATVLDASTVQVVL is encoded by the coding sequence ATGACCTTATATAGACTCCTGATCTGCGCATGCCTGTTCACCGTCGGTGCGACAGCGAGCGTGCGCGCTCAAGAGAGCGTTCAGGCACTGAGCGTGCAAGCCATGCAGGAGCAGGCACAGGACTATCTGCTCAAGCAGGCGCAGATGTATCCCGGCATCGCCACCATCACGCTGGATGCGTCGCGGCTGAACGCCATGCCCGCCTGCACCCAGAACCAGGTTTTTCTGCCCAGCGGCCAGCGTCTGCGATCCCGAATGAGTGTTGGCGTGCGCTGCCTGAGCCCGCAAAGCTGGAGCACGTCAATTGCTGCCACGCTGTCCATTCAGGGACACTATTACGTCACCAATCGCCGCATCAATCCGGGCGAAACCATCAATCAGGATGATCTGATCGAACGCGAGGGAGACTTGCTGGCCCTGGCCAACGGTGTAGTGATCGACCCCGAGCAGATCATTGGCTATGTCGCCAGCCAGCGTATTCCTTTGGGTAATGCAATACGGGCCTCCGCCCTGCGCGACCCGCAATCGATCACGCGTGGCCAGATGGTGCGTACTGTGGCACGCGGCATGGGTTTTGTAGCCACGGGCGAAGGACAGGCCCTGCAAAGCGGCGCACCGGGCACCCAGATTCAGATCAAGGCCAGTTCGGGGCAAGTGATTTCAGCCACGGTACTGGATGCGTCCACGGTTCAGGTCGTTCTCTAA
- the flgB gene encoding flagellar basal body rod protein FlgB: MIDRIGEHLKFYQTALAVRQERQEVLASNIANADTPNYKARDMDFTATLKAALGGQGQMALPNTSLSLTSARHIPAQAARPPSTDELLYRVPVQPSLDGNTVEMDVERMQFADNTLHYQSTINLASQRLKGLMAALQQ, encoded by the coding sequence ATGATTGATCGCATCGGTGAGCACCTGAAGTTTTACCAGACGGCCCTGGCTGTGCGCCAGGAGCGCCAGGAGGTTCTGGCCTCCAATATTGCCAATGCCGACACGCCTAACTACAAGGCCCGGGATATGGACTTTACGGCCACCTTGAAAGCGGCTTTAGGGGGGCAGGGCCAGATGGCATTGCCCAACACCAGCTTGTCCTTGACCTCGGCCCGTCATATTCCCGCCCAGGCAGCCCGTCCCCCCAGTACGGACGAGTTGCTTTATCGCGTTCCTGTGCAACCTTCTCTGGACGGCAATACGGTCGAGATGGATGTGGAGCGCATGCAATTTGCCGATAACACCTTGCACTATCAAAGCACGATCAACCTGGCTTCCCAGCGCTTGAAAGGCTTGATGGCGGCATTGCAACAGTAA
- the flgC gene encoding flagellar basal body rod protein FlgC: MSSFSIFQIAGSALTAQSQRLNVSASNLANADSVVGPDGLPYKARQVVFQMTPQGSSPVGGVQVVGVQESDAPGRLQYDPGNPYADEQGYVTLPNVDVVAETVNMLAASRSYQANVEVVNTSKNLMLRTLTIGQ, encoded by the coding sequence ATGTCCAGTTTCAGTATTTTCCAGATTGCCGGTTCTGCCCTGACGGCACAGTCGCAGCGCTTGAACGTGTCGGCCAGCAATCTGGCTAACGCCGACAGCGTGGTCGGGCCCGATGGCCTGCCCTACAAGGCCCGCCAGGTGGTGTTTCAAATGACCCCCCAGGGCAGTAGCCCCGTGGGCGGCGTGCAAGTGGTGGGTGTGCAGGAAAGTGATGCGCCCGGCCGACTGCAATACGACCCCGGCAATCCTTACGCCGACGAACAAGGCTACGTGACCCTGCCCAATGTGGATGTGGTGGCCGAGACCGTCAACATGCTGGCTGCATCGCGCTCCTATCAGGCCAATGTGGAAGTGGTGAACACCTCCAAGAACCTGATGCTGCGTACTTTGACCATTGGTCAGTAA
- a CDS encoding flagellar hook capping FlgD N-terminal domain-containing protein: MSTVNNDRNVLDPTAGAMAGVDARNKSAMAETEDRFLTMLITQLRNQDPLNPMDNAQVTTQMAQMSTVAGIQQLNTTLLAVAGQMDVSQSMQAANLIGKQVLVPGAKVSLGTSQEGEKVAMPYGIDLVSGTTSTMVHIKDSSGKVVREYDLGPKEAGVYSLEWDGLDNDGSPLADGSYTVSVLASNDGTAVTASPLTHGKVDSVAYTSSGLMLDLGLAGSFSLLDIRKIM, encoded by the coding sequence ATGAGCACAGTCAATAACGATCGCAATGTCCTGGACCCCACCGCAGGGGCGATGGCCGGGGTGGATGCCCGCAACAAGAGCGCGATGGCAGAAACGGAAGACCGTTTTCTGACCATGCTGATTACGCAGCTGCGCAATCAGGACCCCTTGAATCCCATGGATAACGCCCAGGTCACGACCCAGATGGCGCAAATGTCCACGGTGGCAGGGATTCAGCAATTGAATACCACTTTGCTGGCCGTGGCCGGGCAGATGGATGTGAGTCAGTCCATGCAAGCTGCCAATCTGATCGGCAAGCAAGTGCTGGTGCCAGGCGCGAAAGTGTCCCTGGGTACCAGCCAGGAAGGCGAGAAAGTAGCCATGCCGTACGGGATTGATCTGGTCAGCGGGACGACCTCGACCATGGTTCATATCAAGGACAGCAGCGGCAAAGTGGTCCGTGAATACGATCTGGGGCCCAAAGAGGCGGGTGTGTACTCGCTGGAATGGGATGGCCTGGATAACGACGGTTCACCGCTGGCCGACGGTTCGTACACCGTCAGTGTATTGGCCAGTAATGACGGCACGGCCGTCACAGCCAGCCCATTGACGCATGGCAAGGTCGATAGCGTGGCTTATACCTCCAGCGGTTTGATGCTGGATCTTGGCCTGGCGGGTTCGTTCTCCCTGCTGGACATACGCAAAATCATGTAA
- the flgE gene encoding flagellar hook protein FlgE, whose protein sequence is MSFGQGLSGLNAASQNLDSIGNNIANSGTVGYKASTVQFADVYANSRVGLGVQVSRVSQRFSVGNVSNSGNQFDMAIDGENGLFRLEQSNGAVLFSRNGQFYPDKAGYLINAQGHYLTGYGVGSSELQRLQVPSANVPPKATTALDFKPNLPGGAEAIPTEDANGNLINVFDPKDPTTYSESFSYSVYDSLGNSHEISQYFVKRPANAAGESVWDVYYMEGSTPLSPASATMTFNGSGVMTSPNPATVNVTLANPGGNASPADDLVFDIRYNGTTQFGGEFAKGKPYQDGYATGEYASMSIDKDGTMVAAYTNGVTQRLGSLVLADFSNLQGLRPVGGNAWAETGESGQPILGRPGENGLASIKGQAVEDSNVDMGQELVNMIIAQRTYQANAQTIKTQDQVLQTLVNLR, encoded by the coding sequence ATGAGCTTCGGACAAGGATTGAGTGGCTTGAACGCCGCCTCCCAAAACCTGGATTCCATCGGTAATAACATCGCCAACTCGGGCACGGTGGGCTACAAGGCCTCGACGGTGCAGTTTGCGGACGTATACGCCAACTCCCGCGTGGGTCTGGGTGTGCAGGTGTCGCGCGTCAGCCAGCGTTTCTCGGTTGGTAACGTCAGCAACTCGGGCAACCAGTTCGATATGGCCATTGACGGTGAAAACGGCTTGTTCCGCCTGGAGCAAAGTAATGGGGCGGTTCTGTTTTCCCGCAACGGTCAGTTCTATCCGGACAAGGCCGGCTACCTGATCAACGCCCAAGGCCATTACCTGACAGGTTACGGCGTGGGCAGCAGCGAGCTGCAGCGCCTGCAAGTGCCATCGGCCAACGTGCCTCCCAAAGCCACGACCGCTCTGGATTTCAAGCCCAACCTGCCCGGCGGTGCCGAAGCGATCCCAACAGAAGATGCCAATGGCAATCTCATCAATGTCTTTGATCCCAAAGACCCCACCACTTACAGCGAATCGTTCAGCTACTCGGTTTATGACTCGCTGGGCAACAGCCACGAGATTTCCCAGTACTTCGTCAAGCGTCCTGCCAATGCAGCCGGTGAAAGCGTGTGGGACGTTTACTACATGGAAGGCAGCACACCGTTGTCGCCGGCCAGTGCGACCATGACCTTTAACGGTTCAGGCGTGATGACCAGCCCCAACCCGGCCACGGTCAACGTAACGCTGGCCAATCCTGGCGGCAATGCCTCGCCTGCTGACGATCTGGTCTTTGATATCCGCTATAACGGCACCACCCAGTTTGGCGGTGAGTTTGCCAAGGGCAAGCCCTACCAGGACGGTTACGCCACGGGTGAATACGCCAGCATGAGCATCGACAAGGATGGCACCATGGTCGCCGCCTATACCAACGGTGTGACTCAGCGTTTGGGCTCTTTGGTTCTGGCCGACTTCAGCAACCTGCAAGGTCTGCGTCCCGTGGGTGGCAACGCCTGGGCGGAAACAGGGGAGTCGGGCCAGCCTATTTTGGGTCGCCCTGGCGAGAATGGCCTGGCATCGATCAAAGGTCAGGCGGTGGAAGATTCCAACGTGGATATGGGGCAGGAACTGGTCAATATGATTATTGCCCAGCGTACCTACCAGGCTAATGCCCAGACCATCAAGACGCAGGATCAGGTTCTGCAAACCCTGGTCAACCTGCGTTAA
- the flgF gene encoding flagellar basal-body rod protein FlgF, whose product MDRLIYTAMNGAQRTLEQQDVITNNLANVNTSGFRQQLAYYRSVPVTSDVGSQTRVGTATVTPGSRFQPGAMAETGNALDVAIAGQGWFAVRALDGQEAYTRAGDLVVNAQNQLVTQSGLPVLSADGQVIEIPDRGSITFSSDGQLTALGAGDNPRDIQVMGQLKMVNPPTADLQRGQDGLFRMNNGAPAPADPSVRMVSGFIEKSNVNPAEAMVAMIANARRFETQMKVIQDASAREDRANSLLSFNG is encoded by the coding sequence ATGGATCGCCTGATTTATACCGCTATGAATGGCGCCCAGCGCACGCTGGAGCAACAGGACGTTATTACCAACAACCTGGCCAACGTGAACACGTCCGGTTTTCGTCAGCAACTGGCGTATTACCGTTCCGTACCTGTCACTAGCGATGTGGGTTCGCAAACTCGCGTCGGTACGGCCACGGTGACACCGGGCAGCCGTTTTCAGCCCGGTGCCATGGCCGAGACCGGCAATGCGCTGGATGTCGCCATTGCGGGCCAGGGCTGGTTTGCCGTTCGTGCGCTGGATGGCCAGGAAGCCTATACGCGGGCAGGCGATCTGGTGGTCAACGCCCAAAACCAGTTGGTTACCCAAAGTGGCTTGCCGGTGCTGAGCGCCGATGGGCAGGTCATTGAAATCCCGGATCGTGGTTCCATCACTTTCTCCAGCGACGGTCAACTGACCGCGCTGGGGGCCGGGGATAACCCGCGCGACATCCAGGTGATGGGCCAGTTGAAAATGGTCAATCCCCCAACCGCCGATCTGCAGCGTGGTCAGGACGGCTTGTTTCGCATGAACAATGGAGCGCCGGCCCCGGCGGATCCTTCTGTGCGCATGGTTTCGGGCTTTATCGAAAAAAGCAACGTGAACCCGGCTGAAGCGATGGTGGCCATGATTGCCAATGCACGTCGCTTTGAAACCCAGATGAAGGTCATCCAGGACGCCAGCGCGCGCGAAGATCGGGCCAACTCCCTACTTTCATTTAATGGCTAA
- the flgG gene encoding flagellar basal-body rod protein FlgG has translation MIRSLWIAKTGLEAQQTNMDVISNNLANVNTTGFKRTRAVFEDLMYQTIRQPGAQVGAANQLPTGLQVGTGVRTVATERIHTQGDMKHTGHNMDIAIQGSGFLQVEMPDGTFAYTRDGSLQRDQNGQLVTAGGYPIQPPINIPDNALELTIGRDGTVSVTQPGAAGASVEVGQLQLSTFVNPAGLQSMGENLYIETDASGAANFLQPGMDGAGLVMHKYNETSNVNVAEELVNMISTQRAYEINSKAVSTADQMLARLTQL, from the coding sequence ATGATTCGCTCTCTGTGGATTGCCAAGACCGGTCTGGAAGCCCAGCAGACCAATATGGATGTTATTTCCAATAACTTGGCCAACGTGAATACCACTGGCTTCAAACGTACCCGCGCGGTGTTTGAAGACCTGATGTATCAAACCATTCGTCAGCCCGGCGCTCAGGTTGGTGCCGCCAATCAGCTGCCTACCGGCTTGCAGGTTGGTACGGGTGTGCGCACCGTGGCAACCGAGCGTATCCACACCCAGGGTGACATGAAGCACACGGGTCACAATATGGATATCGCCATTCAGGGCAGCGGTTTCCTGCAAGTGGAAATGCCGGACGGCACCTTTGCCTACACGCGTGACGGCAGTTTGCAGCGCGACCAGAATGGTCAGCTGGTTACCGCTGGCGGCTACCCCATTCAGCCCCCCATCAATATCCCTGATAACGCGCTGGAACTGACCATTGGCCGTGATGGCACCGTGTCGGTGACGCAGCCCGGTGCCGCCGGTGCCAGCGTGGAAGTGGGGCAGTTGCAACTGAGCACCTTCGTGAATCCGGCCGGCCTGCAAAGCATGGGCGAGAACTTGTACATCGAAACCGATGCCTCGGGTGCTGCCAACTTCCTGCAACCCGGCATGGACGGTGCAGGTCTGGTCATGCACAAGTACAACGAAACCTCCAACGTCAACGTGGCCGAGGAACTGGTCAATATGATCAGCACCCAGCGCGCCTATGAAATCAATAGCAAGGCCGTGTCCACCGCTGACCAGATGCTGGCTCGCCTGACGCAGCTGTAA
- a CDS encoding flagellar basal body L-ring protein FlgH produces the protein MFQALMSRLALCAVVALSGCALVPPEDVVTGPLTAPPPPAVPAAVVANGSIYQPSAYGNYPLFEDRRPRNVGDIVTIMIQERTNAAKNVSTNTDRTGSGGLDFTGVPAFLPNEVGSKQNFEVSGSNKAQGKGSSRADNTFSGTLTTTVVGVLPNGNLQVAGEKQIAINRGSEHIRFSGVVDPRSITGSNTVSSTQVADARIEFRSKGVMDEVQTMGWLQRFFLNISPF, from the coding sequence ATGTTCCAAGCTCTGATGAGCCGTCTTGCGCTGTGTGCAGTTGTGGCCCTATCCGGCTGCGCGCTGGTGCCTCCTGAAGATGTGGTGACCGGCCCCTTGACGGCTCCCCCGCCACCGGCTGTGCCTGCAGCCGTGGTGGCCAATGGCTCCATCTACCAGCCCTCGGCTTACGGCAACTACCCGCTGTTTGAAGACAGACGGCCCCGCAATGTGGGCGACATTGTCACCATCATGATTCAGGAGCGCACCAACGCGGCCAAGAACGTCTCGACCAATACGGATCGGACAGGAAGTGGTGGCCTGGACTTTACGGGCGTGCCGGCTTTTCTGCCTAACGAAGTGGGTAGCAAGCAGAACTTTGAAGTCAGCGGCTCGAACAAGGCCCAGGGCAAGGGTTCCAGCCGTGCCGACAATACCTTTAGCGGCACCTTGACGACGACCGTAGTCGGCGTGTTGCCTAATGGCAACTTGCAGGTGGCCGGTGAAAAGCAGATCGCCATTAACCGTGGCAGCGAGCACATTCGCTTTTCCGGTGTGGTGGACCCGCGTTCCATTACCGGCAGCAATACGGTGTCTTCCACCCAGGTGGCCGATGCCCGTATCGAGTTTCGTAGCAAAGGGGTCATGGACGAAGTCCAGACCATGGGCTGGCTACAGCGTTTTTTCCTGAATATCTCTCCGTTCTGA
- a CDS encoding flagellar basal body P-ring protein FlgI, whose protein sequence is MSRTRFSSYRHVLQAAMLAAGLLLASASQAERIKDLASIQGVRDNPLIGYGLVVGLDGSGDQVRQAPFTQQSLTNMLSQLGVTIPQGSNMQLKNVAAVMVTARLPAFARPGQSVDVVVSSMGNAKSLRGGTLLMTPLKGANGQVYAIAQGNLLVGGAGAEAGGSSVQVNQLNGGTIPGGATVEQSVPTTYARDGVINLEMNSSDFGTAQNVVAALNKQFGPSTATALDGRLIQVRGPLDPQAQTAFISHVENLQVNLPPARARVVINARTGSVVMNRTVTIDEAAIAYGNLSVVISRQPQVSQPDTPFGGGQTVVADSTQIEMRSDSGSLQRVKTSANLADVVRALNALGATPQDLLSILQNLKSAGALRADLEII, encoded by the coding sequence ATGAGTCGTACTCGTTTTTCTTCTTATCGCCATGTGCTGCAAGCAGCCATGCTGGCGGCGGGCCTGTTGCTGGCTTCTGCCAGCCAGGCCGAGCGTATCAAGGATCTGGCATCCATTCAGGGTGTGCGTGACAACCCGTTGATCGGTTACGGCCTGGTCGTGGGTCTGGATGGCAGCGGTGACCAGGTGCGTCAGGCTCCTTTCACCCAGCAAAGCTTGACCAATATGCTGTCCCAGTTGGGGGTGACGATTCCCCAGGGCAGCAATATGCAGCTCAAGAACGTGGCGGCCGTCATGGTAACGGCGCGTCTGCCTGCCTTTGCCCGTCCCGGCCAGTCCGTGGATGTGGTGGTGTCCTCCATGGGGAATGCCAAGAGCCTGCGCGGTGGCACCTTGTTGATGACCCCGCTGAAAGGTGCGAACGGTCAGGTTTACGCCATTGCCCAAGGCAACTTGCTGGTGGGTGGGGCAGGGGCCGAAGCGGGTGGTTCCAGCGTGCAGGTCAATCAGCTTAATGGCGGCACGATTCCTGGCGGCGCAACGGTCGAGCAAAGTGTGCCCACGACCTACGCTCGGGACGGCGTGATCAATCTGGAAATGAATTCCTCGGATTTTGGTACGGCCCAGAATGTGGTGGCGGCCCTGAACAAGCAGTTTGGCCCATCCACAGCTACCGCTCTGGATGGCCGTTTGATTCAGGTGCGCGGTCCTTTGGACCCGCAGGCTCAAACCGCCTTTATTTCACATGTTGAAAACCTGCAGGTGAACTTGCCACCGGCACGTGCTCGTGTGGTGATCAATGCTCGTACCGGCTCGGTGGTCATGAACCGCACGGTAACGATTGATGAGGCCGCCATTGCCTACGGCAATCTGTCCGTGGTGATCAGCCGTCAACCGCAAGTCAGCCAGCCGGATACGCCCTTTGGTGGTGGTCAGACCGTGGTGGCTGACAGCACCCAGATTGAAATGCGCAGCGATAGCGGCTCCCTGCAACGCGTCAAGACCAGTGCCAATCTGGCCGATGTGGTCCGTGCCTTGAATGCCTTGGGTGCCACCCCTCAAGACTTGTTGTCCATTTTGCAGAACCTGAAAAGCGCGGGCGCTTTGCGGGCCGATTTGGAGATCATCTAA
- the flgJ gene encoding flagellar assembly peptidoglycan hydrolase FlgJ — MSVQYFPPPGSGTQVSIFDPQQLAQLRRQAGQDGQNQATQLQVARQFESLFIQNILKQARAANPEGGLFDTQSVRMAQSLGDEQLAMQLADPGIGLAKALQAQMSGQSSEPFGVASHDPEAAHSRRADLRSRMPNDRSIDAASIAELIDKLSNNSTMQRVYSSIQGAPNHIRQFVDRMNTAAKVAAEDSGVPAKLILSQAALESGWGKREIMHADGTTSHNLFGIKATPSWKGKTVEVMTTEYQNGVARKMTQTFRAYDSYAESFADYAKLIGNNKRYEGVKHASSPQEAAQRIQDAGYATDPSYAKKLISIMAYFDGGKS, encoded by the coding sequence ATGAGTGTGCAGTACTTCCCACCTCCTGGTTCGGGAACACAGGTTTCGATTTTTGACCCGCAACAACTGGCCCAGCTGCGTCGGCAAGCCGGGCAGGACGGCCAGAATCAGGCTACCCAGCTACAAGTGGCCCGTCAGTTCGAGTCCCTGTTCATTCAGAATATTTTGAAGCAGGCGCGTGCTGCCAATCCCGAAGGCGGCCTGTTTGATACGCAATCGGTGCGCATGGCGCAAAGCCTGGGCGACGAGCAACTGGCCATGCAACTGGCTGACCCTGGCATTGGCTTGGCCAAAGCCCTGCAAGCCCAGATGAGCGGGCAGAGCAGTGAGCCTTTTGGTGTGGCGTCCCATGATCCGGAAGCGGCTCATTCGCGCCGTGCGGATCTGCGCTCGCGCATGCCCAATGACCGCTCCATTGATGCGGCCTCCATTGCCGAGCTGATCGACAAACTCAGCAATAACAGCACCATGCAGCGCGTGTATTCCTCCATTCAGGGCGCGCCTAACCACATTCGCCAGTTTGTGGACCGCATGAACACGGCCGCCAAGGTCGCAGCCGAAGATAGCGGTGTACCCGCCAAGCTGATCTTGAGCCAGGCGGCGCTGGAGTCGGGTTGGGGCAAGCGCGAAATCATGCACGCGGATGGCACGACCAGCCACAACTTGTTTGGCATCAAGGCCACACCGTCCTGGAAAGGCAAGACGGTAGAGGTCATGACCACCGAATATCAAAACGGCGTGGCGCGCAAGATGACGCAAACCTTCCGCGCCTATGACTCTTATGCCGAGTCCTTTGCTGATTACGCCAAGCTGATTGGCAATAACAAACGCTATGAAGGTGTAAAACACGCGAGTTCGCCCCAAGAGGCCGCTCAGCGTATTCAGGATGCGGGCTACGCCACCGACCCTTCCTACGCCAAAAAACTGATCTCCATCATGGCCTACTTTGATGGCGGCAAGTCTTAA